A portion of the Helicobacter jaachi genome contains these proteins:
- a CDS encoding aldo/keto reductase — MKYRQLGSSGEMIPCMMLGTATFAGSTELFRKWGQTQVFEAKELIKLSIDSGFNAFDTADCYSLGDAEIVLGEALKDYKRSEYFISTKTGMWMSDNPNDIGTSRAKIVRSVEASLKRLQIDYIDLYHLHCYDAKTPHIEALSALNELVKAGKIRYFGVSNYSAWHLMKMLSVADKYNLLRPSVHQAYYSLAAREFENELMPLGVEEGVGTLVWSPLSGSMLSGKITRTKRDVEGSRLSTDGAWDVDMEKLYDITDVLESISRDTGHSIAQISLAWVLSRPSVSSLVIGARNTMQLDANLKAASITLDSKHIEALDKASQTKLPYPYWHQRATVDSRDPYPVKRY; from the coding sequence ATGAAATATCGACAACTAGGCAGTAGCGGGGAGATGATACCCTGCATGATGTTAGGCACAGCGACTTTTGCAGGTAGCACGGAGCTATTTAGGAAATGGGGGCAAACGCAGGTTTTCGAGGCAAAGGAGCTAATCAAACTTAGCATAGATTCTGGCTTTAATGCCTTTGATACGGCGGATTGCTATTCGCTTGGCGACGCGGAGATTGTGCTTGGCGAGGCGCTTAAGGACTACAAAAGGAGCGAGTATTTCATCAGCACAAAGACTGGCATGTGGATGAGTGATAATCCAAATGACATCGGCACTTCGCGCGCTAAGATTGTAAGGAGCGTGGAGGCTTCGTTGAAAAGGCTGCAGATTGACTACATTGACTTGTATCATCTGCACTGCTATGATGCGAAAACGCCGCATATTGAGGCTCTAAGCGCGCTAAATGAGCTTGTGAAAGCGGGGAAAATCCGCTATTTTGGCGTGAGTAACTACTCTGCGTGGCATTTGATGAAAATGCTAAGCGTGGCGGATAAGTATAATCTGCTGCGTCCTAGCGTGCATCAGGCGTATTATTCGCTTGCTGCGCGTGAGTTTGAAAATGAGCTAATGCCGCTGGGTGTGGAAGAGGGCGTGGGGACACTTGTGTGGAGCCCACTAAGTGGCTCGATGCTAAGCGGCAAAATCACGCGCACTAAACGCGATGTGGAGGGCTCTCGCCTTAGCACTGATGGCGCGTGGGACGTGGATATGGAGAAGCTTTATGACATCACCGATGTGTTAGAATCTATTTCGCGTGATACTGGGCATAGCATCGCGCAAATCTCGCTAGCATGGGTGCTAAGCCGCCCTAGCGTGTCTAGCCTAGTCATTGGCGCGCGAAACACTATGCAGCTTGACGCAAACCTCAAAGCTGCGAGTATAACGCTAGATTCTAAGCATATAGAGGCACTAGATAAGGCAAGTCAAACAAAGCTGCCATACCCATACTGGCATCAGCGCGCCACGGTAGATAGCCGCGACCCTTATCCGGTGAAGAGATATTAG